A genome region from Sceloporus undulatus isolate JIND9_A2432 ecotype Alabama chromosome 1, SceUnd_v1.1, whole genome shotgun sequence includes the following:
- the LYPD6B gene encoding ly6/PLAUR domain-containing protein 6B: MYSNSMPLLCHMLAVVAFVQILLLSGNWILAKNINFYNVRLPVDPTPYPSSFKCFTCDNVVDNYNCNRWAEDKWCPQNTQYCLTVHHFTSHGRSTSVTKKCATREECHFVGCRHRKETSRMECISCCEGMICNVDIPTNQTNAVFAVVHTRRTSGSSRQAMNALLLVSVTAIFML, translated from the exons ATGTACAGTAACAGCATGCCACTACTCTGTCACATGTTGGCTGTTGTAGCATTTGTTCAGATCCTCCTCCTCTCAGGCAATTGGATTCTAGCCAAGAACATCAACTTCTATAATGTGAGACTTCCAGTTGACC ctACTCCATATCCAAGCAGCTTCAAGTGTTTCACATGTGACAATGTTGTAGATAATTACAACTGTAACAGATGGGCTGAAGATAAATGGTGTCCTCAGA ACACACAGTACTGTTTAACAGTCCATCACTTCACCAGCCATGGAAGAAGCACCTCCGTAACAAAAAAATGTGCTACCAGAGAAGAATGCCATTTTGTTGGCTGTCGTCACCGCAAGGAAACTAGTCGTATG GAATGCATCTCCTGCTGTGAAGGGATGATCTGCAATGTCGACATACCAACAAACCAGACCAATGCTGTGTTTGCAGTTGTACATACACGGAGGACATCAGGCAGCAGCAGGCAGGCCATGAATGCCCTGTTGCTAGTCTCAGTCACTGCCATTTTTATGTTATGA